Proteins found in one Campylobacter concisus genomic segment:
- a CDS encoding glycosyltransferase family 2 protein — protein sequence MRKNNNRKDNFNMNYLEASNNKPMISIITVVFNGEKYLEQTIKSIINQTYKNFEYIIIDGGSTDGTLEIIKKYEDKISYWISEKDKGISDAFNKGVMAAKGDYINFQGDGDGFLSSETLEEIFKDIKVGELSIISTRIQRVDEDGNKIYRSKFVKNFDKRSLLFRMSLPHQGLFVPRSYFEKYGLFDLNNKFCMDYEHLLRSYRNFPSVITKDIVSARWRDDGIGNGRTLEIFKEYDKIKRDNKVASALVLDLIKYWILFKYYVKRFIGRS from the coding sequence ATGAGAAAAAATAATAATAGAAAAGATAATTTTAACATGAATTATTTAGAAGCATCTAATAATAAGCCTATGATTTCTATCATAACAGTCGTTTTTAATGGTGAGAAATATTTAGAGCAAACTATTAAAAGTATCATAAATCAGACTTATAAAAATTTTGAATACATCATAATAGATGGTGGAAGTACTGATGGTACTTTAGAAATTATAAAAAAATATGAAGACAAAATATCATATTGGATTAGCGAAAAAGATAAGGGCATAAGCGATGCTTTTAATAAGGGTGTAATGGCTGCAAAAGGTGATTATATAAATTTTCAAGGTGATGGCGATGGGTTTTTATCTAGTGAAACTTTAGAAGAGATTTTTAAAGATATAAAGGTTGGAGAATTATCTATAATAAGCACAAGGATACAAAGAGTGGACGAAGATGGAAATAAAATTTATAGGTCTAAATTTGTAAAGAATTTTGATAAAAGATCACTGCTATTTAGGATGTCCTTGCCGCATCAGGGATTGTTTGTACCAAGGAGCTATTTTGAAAAATATGGACTTTTTGATCTAAATAATAAATTTTGTATGGACTATGAGCATTTGCTTCGAAGTTATCGAAATTTTCCAAGCGTTATAACTAAAGATATCGTTTCTGCCAGATGGCGAGATGACGGCATTGGGAATGGAAGAACTCTGGAGATATTTAAAGAGTATGATAAGATAAAAAGAGATAATAAAGTAGCCAGTGCATTAGTTTTGGATCTAATTAAATATTGGATTTTATTTAAATACTATGTCAAAAGGTTTATTGGGAGATCATGA
- a CDS encoding FkbM family methyltransferase, with product MGDHEMLNVLKYIWNKNNGIYKIKYLFIGISFQIFKRLSKKIISKTIFNGKNIFLYPNCNVSSMYAYTDIPDREEILLLREFAKQNNCQKCGKTIFLDIGANIGSYSISMMDVCDSIIAFEPHPYTSKRCKINFLLNNLDETLVKQLALSDSIGSVHFSDYGGSSTVNHIIQTEDGIEVQAITLDKFIVDNNFAQDDRYIIKIDVEGFEEQVLKGGRNFFTQYNVQAIVFECFSQNRVFNILKTYGFTEIKKLSENNYCATKS from the coding sequence TTGGGAGATCATGAAATGCTAAATGTATTAAAATATATATGGAATAAAAATAATGGTATATATAAAATAAAATATTTGTTTATTGGCATATCTTTTCAAATTTTTAAAAGATTATCAAAAAAGATAATATCAAAGACCATTTTTAATGGCAAAAATATTTTTTTATATCCTAATTGCAATGTGTCGAGCATGTATGCATATACCGATATACCAGATAGAGAAGAAATTTTACTATTAAGAGAATTTGCAAAGCAAAACAATTGCCAGAAATGCGGTAAAACTATATTTTTAGATATTGGTGCAAATATTGGTTCCTATAGTATCTCAATGATGGATGTTTGTGATAGTATTATAGCCTTTGAGCCACATCCATATACTTCCAAAAGATGTAAAATAAATTTTTTGCTAAATAATTTGGACGAAACACTTGTAAAACAATTGGCTCTATCAGATAGTATAGGTAGTGTTCATTTCTCAGATTATGGCGGGAGTTCAACTGTAAATCATATAATTCAAACGGAAGATGGCATAGAGGTACAAGCAATAACATTAGATAAATTTATCGTTGATAATAATTTTGCCCAAGATGATAGATATATAATAAAAATAGATGTTGAAGGCTTCGAAGAACAAGTGCTAAAGGGAGGAAGGAACTTTTTTACACAATATAATGTTCAAGCTATTGTATTTGAATGTTTTTCTCAAAATAGAGTATTTAATATATTAAAAACGTATGGTTTTACAGAAATTAAAAAATTAAGTGAGAATAACTATTGTGCAACAAAGAGTTGA